AGACATGAATCTCAAACAGATGTTGGTTGAAATGCTCGGGCGGAAAGCCTCCGACTTGCACATTCGAGTCGGTAACCGTCCTCACTTGAGAGTTAACGGACGACTCGAACCGATTGCGACCGACCCGGTGACAATCGACCAGATTGATCAGATCGTTCAGCAGATTCTCAACGAAAAACAACTCGAGAGATTTAACGCCAAACACGAGATGGATCTGGCCCTCTCGGTGGCCAAGCTAGGCCGTTTTCGTATCAACCTGTTCCGGCAGCGCGGAACTTCGGGTATCGCTATCCGTGCCGTCAATACGCAGGTTCCCTCATTCGAGGAACTCAATTTGCCGGAGGTTATCGAGAAAATAGCGGCCGAGCACCGAGGACTGATCATTATCACCGGTACGACCGGCTCCGGTAAATCAACGACATTGGCGGCCATGATCGAGAAGATGAATGCGATACGTTCGGATAACATCATGACGGTTGAAGACCCGATTGAGTATATTTATCGCGATAAGAGCTCGATCATTTCGCAACGTGAAGTAGGTGGTGACACCGACACTTTCGCATCGGCTTTGCGACATGCTTTCCGCCAGGATCCCGATGTTATTCTGATCGGTGAAGTTCGCGATCTCGAAACGATGTCTATCGCCCTGACCGCAGCCGATACCGGTCATCTGGTGCTGACGACGCTGCACACTATGAACGTAGTCGAGACGATAACCCGTGTTGTGTCGTTTTTCCCGCCTCATCAGCATCAGCAAATACGGCTTCTTCTGGCCGGTACTCTCAAGGCGATTATCTGCCAGCGTCTTCTGGCGCGTGCCGATATGCCGGGGCGAGTTCCGGCGCTGGAGATCATGATCAATTCCGGCGCGATTCGTGAGTGCATTATGGATCCGGAAAAGACTGTCGAGATTCACGAACTGATGGAGCAGGGGCAGGTGCAGTACGGAATGCAGACATTCGATCAGGGTATCATGAAGCTTTACAAGAAAGGATTGATATCGTTCGAAGAAGCAATGGCGCATGCTTCCAATCCGGACGACTTCGATCTACGTGTCCGCGGCATCACCAGCAGCGCTGATCGCTGGTCCGGAGATGAGGGGACGGAATCATCCAACAAGTCCCGAAGCGGTGGATCAACGGAAGGATTTAACAAGTTCTGATAACTATTGAGAGTTGTAACGCTCTCTGTAACAATACGATAACACGATCAGGGCCGGGTTCGTCAATGGACCCGGCCGCTGCTTTTGGGGTTGTCAGATTACCGGTTATAACGTATATTCCATGCTTGTAGTTAGGACGACCACAAGGCCCGCCAGACCGGGCACTTACATAAAGGATGCTGTTTGTTCGAGAAAGTTCTCATAGCTAATCGTGGAGAAATTGCCCTGCGAGTGATTCGCGCATGTCGTGAACTTGGCTTGACCACAGTGGCAGTGTATTCCGAGGCTGATCGCGATGCCCTTCATGTCCGCTTTGCGGACGAGGATGTCTGCATCGGTCCGGCGGCTCCCGGTCAATCATATTTGGATTCGAAGCGAATTATTTCTGCGGCCGAAGTTACCAACGCCGGAGCGATTCATCCCGGGTATGGTTTTTTGGCGGAAAATGCGGATTTCGCGGAGATATGTGAATCCTGCGGCATCACCTTCATCGGCCCAACCCCGGACCAGATTCGGCAGTTGGGTGACAAGGTAGTCGCTAAGGAGATGATGAAAAAAGCCGGAGTGCCGGTGATCCCGGGTTCGGACGGTATCGTGGCCAGTTATGCCGATGCCCGTCGTATAGCCAATGAGATTGGCTATCCGGTCATGCTTAAGGCGGTGGCCGGCGGCGGCGGTAAGGGGATGCGGATGTGTCGCGATGATGCCGAGCTGGAGCGCGGCTATCATGTAGCCTCGACCGAAGCGGCCAATTCATTCGGAAATCCGGACCTGTACCTGGAGAAACTGGTGCTCAACCCGCACCATGTGGAATTCCAGATCATCGGCGACACACACGGCAATTTCGTGCATGTGGGGGAGCGTGATTGCTCGATTCAACGACGACACCAGAAGCTGATCGAAGAGACACCTTCGCCGTTACTCACCCCCGAATTGCGCCAACAAATGGGTGAGGCGGCGGTGCGAGGGGCGAAGATGGTTGGCTATCGCGGCGTCGGTACGATCGAATTTCTGGTCGACAGTGATCTCAATTTCTACTTCATGGAAATGAATACCCGTATCCAGGTTGAGCATCCTGTCACTGAAGAGGCTTATGATATCGATCTGGTCAAGGAGCAGATCAAGGTTGCCATGGGGCATAAATTGTCACTTCGCCAGGAAGAACTAAAACCACTCTGGGCAGCGATGGAGTGCCGGGTTAACGCCGAGGATGTCGACAAGGATTTCCGTCCGACTCCGGGTCGGATTACCGGATTGCATATTCCGGGTGGACCGGGCGTGCGGGTGGATCGGGCCGTTTATACCGGTTATTCCATAACGCCGTATTACGATTCCATGATCGCGAAGCTGATTGTCAAGGCTCACACGCGTGAAGAGGTCGTGGTGCGGATGAAACGTGCCTTGACGGAGTTTGTCGTCGACGGTGTCCCGACCACAATACCTTTTCATAAAAAAATACTGGCCGACCCGAAATTCGCAGCCGGTCAATACGATCTGACCTTTGTTGAGAAGTTCGTTGCGAACGATCCCGCTAAAAAAAAGCCTGAAAGTTCGTCCGTGACTCTGGTGCGACCGGGGGAGGAAGTAATAGAGGATAAACCGGCCGTAATGACCGGTGATGATAAAGCGGCCGAACTCTCGGCCAAGGAATAATTCTGGAGGTTAAGTTGAACGTCCCTGACGATCTTAAATACACTGAAGAACACGAGTGGTTGCGTGTTGACGGCAACATCGCCACCGTGGGAATCACCGATTACGCCCAGGGTGAACTGGGTGATGTCGTATTTGTCGAACTTCCCGAGGTCGGTGCTGCCGTTGAGCGCATGGCTCCGTTTGGAACGATCGAGGCGGTCAAGGCGGTCTCCGAGCTGTTTGCTCCGGTCTCCGGCAAGGTTGCCGAAATCAATTCCGCCCTCGAAGATGATCCGATGCAGGTCAACAACGATCCTTATGGGACCGGCTGGATGATCAAAATTGAAATGTCTGACGCCGGTGAGTTGGATCAGATGTTGGATGCCGCCGCCTACGCCGACCATGTAAAGAGCCTTTAAGGGCCGTTATCAACGTCTTATCGGAGAAGACTCTAACCAAAATGGCCTACATTCCCAATACCGACGACGATCGCAGCCGCATGCTGAAAAAGATCGGCGTCGACAGTTTTGAGCAATTGCTCACCGGAATTCCGGAGCATTTGCGTTTCAAGAAAGACCTGAATATCCCGTCTCTGTCGGAGATGGAATTACTTCGCGAGATTGCCGAACGGGCTGCGGACAACCGTAACGGCTTGATCTGTTTCGCGGGCGGCGGTGTTTACGACCATTTCATTCCTGCCGCGTTACCGACTATCGTGAATCGGCCCGAGTATATGACGGCATATACGCCGTATCAGGCGGAAGTGGCTCAGGGGACACTTCAGGTGATCTATGAATTCCAAAGCCACATTTGTCGTCTGACCGGTATGGAAGTGGCCAACGCCTCGATGTATGACGGAGCCACCGCTTCGGCCGAGGCGCTACTGATGGCCGCCCGTGTGACCCGGCGCGACAAGCTGGTGGTTTCGGAAACGGTCAGTCCGCTTTTCCGCGATGTGATCGCTACATATTTGTCCGGACGCGATATGGAGTTGGTGGTGGTGCCGATGCTCGACGGACACACCGATCTTGACGGACTTAAATCTCAGGTCGATGACAAGACCGCGGCGGTGTTAATTGCCCAACCGAATTTCTTCGGTCTGATCGAAGAGGCTGAGGCGGTTGCCGAGATTGCCCACAACATTGGTGCTAAGCTGGTGATGGCGGTCGATCCGATCTCGCAGGCGCTTCTCAAAACACCGGCCGAGTGCGGCGCCGATATCGTTGTCGGTGAAGGCCAGCCGTTGGGCATGCCGCTTTCCTACGGTGGTCCGCTGCTGGGATTCTTTGCCGCGCGCAAGGATCTGGTTCGCCAGGTGCCCGGACGAATCGCCTCGCGTACGAAGGATGTCGACGGACGCGATGGTTTCGTGCTGACGTTGCAGACACGGGAACAACATATCCGTCGCGAGAAAGCTACCTCGAACATTTGTACCAATCAGGCGCTTTGTGCAACCACCGCGGCGGTTTATCTGACGCTGATGGGACGGCAGGGCCTGAAGCAGGTAGCATTGCTTTCAGCGGAACGCGCCCAGGAAACGGCTCGTGCTATGTTTGCGCTCGGGAATTTCGAGCCGTATTTCGAAGGTCCGTTCGTTCGCGAATTCGCGGTTAAAACCCCGATTCCGGCTAAGCAGATCATTCAGGATATGGTCGAATCCGGTGTGTTGCCGGGTATCGATGCCGGCCGCTGGTACCGTTCGTTGCCGAACTGCTTGATCGTGGCTGCCACCGAGAAGCGTACCGCTCAGGATATCACTTGTCTGACCTCGGGACTCAAGGATGTTGTCAAACGACATGCTGTGTCCCGAAGGTAACTCCGAGTTAAATCGGTTCGATGTCGATTGCAACGTTTGTGGTTGGGAACGACCGGTGAAAGAGCAAGAAGACTGGATTGCCATAGGTCTTATTAGCAGCCAGGTGTTTGCCGAACTGGCCCGTGAAACATTGGAGCAAATCGGTATCCCGGCGGTGCTGCTGTCACGATCGGGGATTTTCGGTGCTATGGGACTGACTCTCAATCCCTGGTCCGGAAAAACTTCGGGAGCCTATGAGCTATCGGTCCCGGTCGCTTTCGCCCGCGAGGCAATAGACACGCTGGAGATGACACTGGGCGATAACTTCCTGAAGATTGAGAGCTAAGATGCCCTATTGTCCCCGTTGTAAATTTGAATACAATATCACCGAGTTGATTTGTCCCGAATGTGACGAGATCCTGGTCGATAGTCTTAAGGCTACTTCCAACGCTGCTCAAACCCCCGATGGAAGCTGGGTGGTGGTGGGCGGAGTCGATCGAGGCTATGAATCGGATCTGGCCAAAGGTTCCCTTGACTCGAACAATATCCCTTCGGTTATGCTTCCCCCGAGCCTTCACGTACCACTGGAAAGGATGGCCCCGACAGGTGCGGTTGATCCGGATGGCGGCGACGCCAAACTGATCGCAGTGCCGCGCGAGTTTCTGCAGGAGGCGGTCGTGATTCTCAAATCGGTATTGGGGGATGATTTCGGAGAAAATGAAAATACATACTTCTAACTTAAACCACGGAGCAGGTATGCAGTTAACCAAATTCGCCTTGATCGGAATGGCCTTGATCGTTCTGGCGATTTCGTGCGGTGAATCGAGCCGCCCCAATAAGCCGGTTTATGCCAGTCTGGCTGAGGCTCAGGCTGATATGGACCCGGCCGATAAGTACGTCGTGATCGACTTCTACACGGATTGGTGTACCTGGTGCAAGCGCCTCGATACTTTGGTCTTCGTTGACTCGACCGTCAAAGATTTCTTCGCCAACGATATGATGTTAGTGCGACTCAACGCCGAAGAGGACACTGTCACGGCGCAGACTTTTCATGTGAGCGGCTATCCTACTTTAGTGATGGTTGACAAAGACGGCAACGAGGTGGACCGTTTAGTCGGTTATCTCGATCCCGAGCCGTTTCTCCAGACCTGGCGTGATTATGCCCAGGGAATCGGTACGCTCGATGACCTGTTGTCCAAAGCTGAAACCAGCGGTGAGCGCAATCTCTATATGGAGATCGCGGAGAAGTATAAATACCGTGGCGGTTCGGACGATGCCCACACCTGGTATGAGAAGGTGGTTGCCGAAGCGCCGGAGCCGGATTCAATGGCCGGTGAAGCTCGCCTGGCCCTGGCGGACATGATTCGTCGCGCCAAGGACTACAATGCCGCCATCGCCGAGTACGATCTGATTGCCAAAGATTTTGCCGACTTCCCAGCCGGTGATGAGGCTCAGATTTGGGCCGGTATCACCGCGCGTCAGGCCGGTGATACGACCAATGCGATCAAGCGTTTCGAGAAGTACGTGAAAGATAATCCCGATGCGGATTCGAATAATTTGGGTTATGTAAAGGAACAGATAGAGAAGCTTAAAAACCCGCCTCCGCCCAAGGAAGAACCGGGTAAATAAGCAACGCGCCGCAATCTCGCGGCGGAGTCTTAAATATGGACGACAGAATTCTAATCTATGACAAGTCGGTCTCGGGTCGAACCGGTTTCACCCTGCCGACGACCGGCAAGACAGAGCAGGAAATACTCTCGGCTATTCCGGAAAAATACCGACGCACGAAAGAGGCGGCTTTACCGGAGGTAACCGAAGGTGAAGCGATGCGGCACTTCATAGGGCTTTCGATAAAGAATCATCATATCGATCGCGGCTTTTATCCGCTCGGCTCGTGCACGATGAAGTACAACCCGAAACTGAACGAAGCCGCTGCGAATATGAGTGGTTTCACCGATCATCACCCGCTGGCCCCGTGTCGTACCGCTCATGGTATTCTCCGGTTAATGTATGATCTTGCCCATGATCTGGGTGAGATCTCGGGATTCCCTTCGGTCTCCCTGCAGCCGGTCGCGGGAGCGCACGGTGAGTTCTCAGGATTGCTGGTGATGCGGGCTTATCATGTGTCGCGCGGCGATGGTAACAAGCGGACCCGGATCATTATCCCGGATTCATCGCACGGTACTAATCCGGCTTCGGTTTCGGCGGTGGGATATACCACTATTCAGGTTAAGTCCAACGATCAAGGTGTCGTTGCTCCTGAAGCGATTGCCGAGGTAATGGACGACACCGTAGCCGGGATGATGTTGACCAATCCCAACACCCTCGGAATCTTCGAAACGCATTGTGCCGAAATTGCCGAAATCGTTCATAAAGGCGGCGGCCTGATGTATCTCGACGGCGCCAACCTGAATGCCAACATGGGCATCTTCCGCCCCGGCGATGTCGGTTTCGATATGATGCACTTTAATCTCCATAAGACCTTCTCCACCCCGCATGGCGGAGGTGGCCCGGGAGCGGGTGCGCTGGGTGTCAGAGCTGATCTGGAGCGGTTCCTTCCCGCGCCGGTGCTGGTGCAAAAGGACGACGGGGAGTTGCATTTCGACTACGATCGGCCCGATTCGATCGGTCATCTGCACAGCTTCAACGGCAATTTCCTGAATATGGTTCGGGCGTACGCCTACATCCGAACGCTCGGCGGCAGGGGATTACGTGATGCGAGTAAGAACGCCGTGATTAACGCGAACTACCTCAAGGCCTTGATTCGCGAGGATTACGAGGTTCCTTACGATCAGCCCTGTATGCACGAGTTCGTTGCCAGTGGTTCGGCACAGAAGAAGCTCGGCGTCAAAACGCTCGACATTTCGAAGCGTTTGCTCGATTTCGAGATTCATTCACCGACTAACTATTTCCCGCTGATCGTTCCCGAAGCACTCATGATCGAACCGACCGAGACGGAATCGGTAGAAACACTCGACCGTTTTGCTTCAGTGATGAAACAGATCGCTCGTGAGGCAAAGGAAGATCCGGAGTTGGTTTTAACGGCCCCGCACAATACCCCGGTCCGCAGACTCGATGAGGCCGGTGCGGCTCGTACGCTTGATGTCGCCTGCCTGGGCGATTAAGGAAGTACAAGAATTGTTGATAATATCCGCCGATGCTGCTATTGTGGCATCGGCGGTTTCAATATGATTCAGATCGATAATCTGACTTATACCTATCCCGGTGCTTCGATACCGGCGGTCAAGGGACTCAATCTCAAAATAGAGAACGGCG
This is a stretch of genomic DNA from Candidatus Zixiibacteriota bacterium. It encodes these proteins:
- a CDS encoding type IV pilus twitching motility protein PilT; the protein is MNLKQMLVEMLGRKASDLHIRVGNRPHLRVNGRLEPIATDPVTIDQIDQIVQQILNEKQLERFNAKHEMDLALSVAKLGRFRINLFRQRGTSGIAIRAVNTQVPSFEELNLPEVIEKIAAEHRGLIIITGTTGSGKSTTLAAMIEKMNAIRSDNIMTVEDPIEYIYRDKSSIISQREVGGDTDTFASALRHAFRQDPDVILIGEVRDLETMSIALTAADTGHLVLTTLHTMNVVETITRVVSFFPPHQHQQIRLLLAGTLKAIICQRLLARADMPGRVPALEIMINSGAIRECIMDPEKTVEIHELMEQGQVQYGMQTFDQGIMKLYKKGLISFEEAMAHASNPDDFDLRVRGITSSADRWSGDEGTESSNKSRSGGSTEGFNKF
- the accC gene encoding acetyl-CoA carboxylase biotin carboxylase subunit, translated to MFEKVLIANRGEIALRVIRACRELGLTTVAVYSEADRDALHVRFADEDVCIGPAAPGQSYLDSKRIISAAEVTNAGAIHPGYGFLAENADFAEICESCGITFIGPTPDQIRQLGDKVVAKEMMKKAGVPVIPGSDGIVASYADARRIANEIGYPVMLKAVAGGGGKGMRMCRDDAELERGYHVASTEAANSFGNPDLYLEKLVLNPHHVEFQIIGDTHGNFVHVGERDCSIQRRHQKLIEETPSPLLTPELRQQMGEAAVRGAKMVGYRGVGTIEFLVDSDLNFYFMEMNTRIQVEHPVTEEAYDIDLVKEQIKVAMGHKLSLRQEELKPLWAAMECRVNAEDVDKDFRPTPGRITGLHIPGGPGVRVDRAVYTGYSITPYYDSMIAKLIVKAHTREEVVVRMKRALTEFVVDGVPTTIPFHKKILADPKFAAGQYDLTFVEKFVANDPAKKKPESSSVTLVRPGEEVIEDKPAVMTGDDKAAELSAKE
- the gcvH gene encoding glycine cleavage system protein GcvH, with product MNVPDDLKYTEEHEWLRVDGNIATVGITDYAQGELGDVVFVELPEVGAAVERMAPFGTIEAVKAVSELFAPVSGKVAEINSALEDDPMQVNNDPYGTGWMIKIEMSDAGELDQMLDAAAYADHVKSL
- the gcvPA gene encoding aminomethyl-transferring glycine dehydrogenase subunit GcvPA produces the protein MAYIPNTDDDRSRMLKKIGVDSFEQLLTGIPEHLRFKKDLNIPSLSEMELLREIAERAADNRNGLICFAGGGVYDHFIPAALPTIVNRPEYMTAYTPYQAEVAQGTLQVIYEFQSHICRLTGMEVANASMYDGATASAEALLMAARVTRRDKLVVSETVSPLFRDVIATYLSGRDMELVVVPMLDGHTDLDGLKSQVDDKTAAVLIAQPNFFGLIEEAEAVAEIAHNIGAKLVMAVDPISQALLKTPAECGADIVVGEGQPLGMPLSYGGPLLGFFAARKDLVRQVPGRIASRTKDVDGRDGFVLTLQTREQHIRREKATSNICTNQALCATTAAVYLTLMGRQGLKQVALLSAERAQETARAMFALGNFEPYFEGPFVREFAVKTPIPAKQIIQDMVESGVLPGIDAGRWYRSLPNCLIVAATEKRTAQDITCLTSGLKDVVKRHAVSRR
- a CDS encoding thioredoxin domain-containing protein, producing the protein MQLTKFALIGMALIVLAISCGESSRPNKPVYASLAEAQADMDPADKYVVIDFYTDWCTWCKRLDTLVFVDSTVKDFFANDMMLVRLNAEEDTVTAQTFHVSGYPTLVMVDKDGNEVDRLVGYLDPEPFLQTWRDYAQGIGTLDDLLSKAETSGERNLYMEIAEKYKYRGGSDDAHTWYEKVVAEAPEPDSMAGEARLALADMIRRAKDYNAAIAEYDLIAKDFADFPAGDEAQIWAGITARQAGDTTNAIKRFEKYVKDNPDADSNNLGYVKEQIEKLKNPPPPKEEPGK
- the gcvPB gene encoding aminomethyl-transferring glycine dehydrogenase subunit GcvPB — encoded protein: MDDRILIYDKSVSGRTGFTLPTTGKTEQEILSAIPEKYRRTKEAALPEVTEGEAMRHFIGLSIKNHHIDRGFYPLGSCTMKYNPKLNEAAANMSGFTDHHPLAPCRTAHGILRLMYDLAHDLGEISGFPSVSLQPVAGAHGEFSGLLVMRAYHVSRGDGNKRTRIIIPDSSHGTNPASVSAVGYTTIQVKSNDQGVVAPEAIAEVMDDTVAGMMLTNPNTLGIFETHCAEIAEIVHKGGGLMYLDGANLNANMGIFRPGDVGFDMMHFNLHKTFSTPHGGGGPGAGALGVRADLERFLPAPVLVQKDDGELHFDYDRPDSIGHLHSFNGNFLNMVRAYAYIRTLGGRGLRDASKNAVINANYLKALIREDYEVPYDQPCMHEFVASGSAQKKLGVKTLDISKRLLDFEIHSPTNYFPLIVPEALMIEPTETESVETLDRFASVMKQIAREAKEDPELVLTAPHNTPVRRLDEAGAARTLDVACLGD